The nucleotide window TGTCACTATTTCAGATACAAATGAAATAGTACAACACCCCCAAGAAACGGACGAAATGAAAAAAAGGATTGCAGAAAAGCTGGAAAAACTACGAGGAAGAAACTGAGAAAAACTTTTTTAAACTCTCATGAAATTATCATCTTTCTTTCAGCACATTCTTTTTTAGAAAAGTTATTATATGTATAAGCTAACAACAAGCAAAACATTTTCATTTCTTTCCCTTTTTAGAATGAAAATCCCAAACTCCCTTTTAGCTAGTGCGGTTTACTCCCTTTTTCCGCACTAGTTTTTTTATGCGCAAAAATCACTTTTTCTGTGTGAAGAGGAATTTATTGCGTCCAGCATCTAGGCCGCAATATAACATAATTAGCGTAATACCGATTAAAACATACATTGTTGGTTGCCAACTGCCAAGCGTATCGTGCAGTGTACCAAATAAAATCGGACCGGAAGCAGCAAACAAGTAACCAATTGATTGTGCCATTCCAGATAAATCCGCTGATTCGGTAGCGCTTGTTGTTCGCAAATTAAAGAACATCATCGAAAGACTAAACGACATCCCCGAACCAATGCCATATAAAATAATCGCAGTAGATAAAATAGCCACATTACCGGAAGCGAACATAATTCCAAAAATCCCAATTAAAAATAACGAAACGGAAATTCCAACAAGAAGCTGCTGATTTTTCATCCTCCCAGCGATAATCGGAATAATAAATGTAATCGGCATAACCGCAAATTGCATCAAGGAAAGCATGAGACCGCTAGAAGTACTGGATAATCCTTGATCCGCTAAAATGTTTGGCAACCAAGCAATTGAAATATAATAAATCGCCGACTGCGAACCCATAAATAACGAAATCTTCCAAGCAAGCGGTGATTTCCAAACCGAAGTAGTAGCCAAATGGGTCGCAATTTTCTCTGTGCTGCGTTGGTTATATTTTAGCTGCGGAAGCCAAATAACTAACGCCAAAACCGCAAGCATTGCCCAGAAACCCATACTTCCGTGCCAGCTGAAACGATTATTCATCGCAATTGGCACCGTCAAGCCAGCTGCAAGTGCCGCACATAAATTCATCGAAATCGAGTAAATCCCAGTCATTAACCCCAATTTAAATGGAAATTCCTTCTTAATTAAACTAGGCAAAATAACATTCCCAACTGCAATTGCAAGACCAATCAAAAACGTCCCAGCAAACAAATTAAGTTCGCCACCAAATGGGCGCACCAAGCTACCAATTACAAGCGTCAAAAGGGCCACAAAAATTAATACTTCGATACCGAGAGCCCGGCTTAACTTAGAAACAAAAGGGGATAACCCCGCAAACGCAAGCAGCGGAATAGTTGTTAGCAACCCAGCCATCGTATTCGTTAAATGTAAATCTGATTGAATCATTCCAAGTAACGGACCAACAGATGTGATAGGCGTCCGTAAATTCGCTGCAATTAAAATAATTCCTATAATAAGCATCACCTTACTCGACCGCGTAAGGATTTTTTTATTGATTAAATCTGAATTCATTTATTTTCTCCATTCTTAGCAGCAATTCGTTTGAAAAGAGTAATATACTCTGTAACTTCACTTGCGGCTTGTTCTTTATTTCGCTTTTCGATAGCTGAGACAAGCAATCCATGCCCATTATGCTGATTTGCTTCTGGGTTCATTTCCGTTGTACTCGTAATCGAAAACTGTATTTCTTCTAAAATATTACCGTACATATCCAACAACAATTTATTATGAGCTGCTTTCACAATAGTTAAATGAAGGGCAGAATCAGCTTTCACAAAAGCCTCCACATCATTACTCTCATGCGCTAAATTGCAACATTGGCTATATTTTTTCAACGTCGCTAAATCTTCTTCCGTACGTCGTTCACAAGCTAAAATAACTGCTTCCCGGTCTAGCGCATGACGGATTTCAAGGATTTCTTGAACAGAAGATTCCCGGACACGTTTTTGAATAATCGCATTGAGCTCACTATTATTACGGACAAAAGTACCATCACCTTGCTTCGTTTCCAGCAAACCAATATGCGCTAAGGCACGAATGGCTTCACGTAGCGTATTTCGACTGATACCAAATTCAGCCATTAAATCCGCCTCTTTCGGAATACGTTCGCCAATTTTCCAAGTGCCACTCGTGATTTCAGCTTTTATTTGATCATAAACTTGTTCCGCCAGTGATTTTCGTTCAATTTTTTCTACCACATTTTTCACTCCGATTCTAAAGGTAGGATGATTGGTTCTATTTTACATAAGAATAATTTTTTTGTAAACCTTATTTTGTTAAATTGTGATAGAATGAAGGAAGAAAAGGGCAGGTGACGAAATGAATTGGTTAGAGAAACTAAAAGAAAATGACACGGCAAGACGGGTGCTAGTGTTTGTCCTGCTAGGCATTGTTTTATATTTACTCAGAAGCATGATTGATTTAATATTACTAACATTCATTTTTGCATTTTTAGTGACGCGATTAGAAAACGTTATTTTAAAAAGGGTACGAGTACCAAGAAAATTAATTGTTATCGTATTGTATTCCTTAGTAGCAGTGTTTTTATATATTTCTATTGTGCATTTTTTACCGATTTTAATCGAACAAATTTCCCAGCTAGTAGATTCACTTGTAAAAATGTATAATAACCCAAGCGATAACACGATTGTGCAATGGGTTGTTGGATTTTTAAAAGAATCTAACATTCAAAAATACTTACAAGCCGGGGTTGATTTTATTATCGCTTCGCTTTCAGGTATTGGGTCTGTAGGCTTATCTTTCTTCTTAGCGTTAATACTTAGTTTGTTTTTCTCTTTGGAAAAAGAACGAGTGACTTCCTTTACTGGGCAATTTCTGACGAGTAAAGTTGGTTTTATTTTTAAAGAAGCGGCCTTTTTTGGGAAGAAATTTGTGGCGACGTTTGGTGTTGTGTTAGAAGCGCAGTTAATGATTGCGCTTGTAAATACGATTATTACGACGATAGCTCTTTATTTAATGGATTTCCCACAGTTGCTTAGTTTGTCGATTATGGTGTTCGTTTTAGGATTAATTCCTGTTGCCGGTGTTATTATTTCGTGTATCCCTCTGGTATTAATCGCTTATACAGTTGGCGGGTTCCAAGATGTTATTTATATTTTAATTACGGTGGTCATTGTCCACGCGATTGAAACGTATATTTTAAACCCAAAACTAATGTCATCAAAAACGAATTTACCTGTATTTTACACATTTATTATTTTAATCTTCTCAGAAACGTTTTTCGGCGTATGGGGACTTATTGTCGGAATTCCAGTCTTTGTATTCTTACTAGATATTCTGGAAGTGAGAAATGCAGATGATTTAAAGAAACGCACGATATTTGGACGCAAGAAAAAAGTAGATTAAGCATATTGCTTAATCTACTTTTTCTATGCCCCATAAAAAATTGGCTACTTCGGCATCAACGTCCGTGTTTTCGTGAAGTTTACTATGAGCTGCATTCTTTCCTGTGAAGATTTTTTCTTTATAACTCTCAGCTTGACCTTCGAAAATGAATTTGCCGGATAAAGCACTCGCGACAGAAACACTACCGTCACTTTTCGTTCCGTTTAACGTATCACCCGCAATATTTAACACGCGCAAATGAGTCGGGATATTTTGCTTATTTTTCATGAATTCACTATAGCGGTCTGAGGATTGTTTTGGCCCTTTGTCCGTAAGATCATAAGCCGTAACACCATCATCACCAATCACTAGTCCGTTAAGCGGTGAGCCAATTAGCACAAGTTTTTCCAGAACCGGATAGGCTTTGTCGCTGCCTACTTTTTCAATGTAACTTGTTAAACTAACACCACCCATGGAATGACCGACTGCGTAAACTTTCTCGATATGATAATTGTTTTTCAGCTCTTTCATCACATTTTGAATCCACTGTGTCTGATTTTCTGTCGAGCTCTTATTATCTTCAAAGACAACTTGAATCGTCGGGTTATTACTAAATTTATCGTAGGTTCCCTCCGTGCTTACAGTGCCGTCACTAGCTACGGTCATGACAAGTGATTTTGTTACATCACCCTCATCGGCAAGACGATTAATCATGCCACCAAATGAATTCGCTGTTCCAGAATACCCGTGGACGAAAAGGGTAGGAATAGCAATTTCTGAAACGGGATTTTCGGTTTTTTTCGTTGCTTTATTTGCTGTTATAGTAGGTTCTTTGGCTGCTTTTTTAGTCGGTTCAAATTGAAGGAAAATTATCCAGAAGCCAGCAACAATAATGGCTAAAACGATAATTGCAATAATAACTTTTTTCATTCGAAACATCCTTTAATATTTTATTTCTCTCCCCATAAAAATTGGCCAACATATTTATCCACAACGGTAGATTCATGCATACTACTGTGCGTTGCTTGTGGTCCTTTAATTACATGTGTAATCACTTTTTGATGCGCAAATAATTTTTCGCCGTATAGGACGCTATCCAATTTCACTTCGCCGTCACTATTCGATCCATCTTCCAAATTACCGCCAATAATCATAATTTCAGTGTTTTCGGGTAAAACTTTCGCCATTTTTTCAGCAAATTTTGCATGAACGTTATTGGCGTTTTTAATATCGACTTGCTGATCACCATTGACATATTCTTCTGGATAAAATGGAACGGCAAGGAACACAATTTTGTTTACTTGTGGATAGGATTTGTTTTTTTCGTAACTTGCTAAATACGCTACCCAAGCGCCGCCACCCATCGAATGACCAACCGCGTTAAATTTTTTAATTCCATAATTTTGTTGTAAATAAGACATTACTTTTTTTGTCCACATAGATTGTTGGGGAAGCGTTGCCCGATTATCTTCAAAAACAATGTTGATAAGCGGATTTTTTTCATTTTTATTATAAGTCCCGGTAGTGGAAATATCGCCATCTGGGCTTACATTAACCGTTAAAGACTCCGTACCCCAATCATACTTTTGATCAAAGCGACGTATCATTCCATGAAGCGAACGGTCTGTCCCGCGATAACCATGAATAAAAATGGTCGGAATGGAATCATTGGCTGCTTTTGGATATGTCGTGTTAATCGTTAGTAAAATAAATATAGCTCCAACTAAACAGCCTAATGGTAAGATAATGGAGAAGAACACGCGCTTTAGCATTATTTTACGCCCCTTTATATTTCGTTATGAACAAATTATACATTTTTTTAAAGGAAAACGCACGATTGGTCTACTTTTTCTACCAATTTAATAGTTTATTCTCATGAAAACATATAGTATACTGGAAAAATAAGCGAAGAAACGGAGGCATATTAACATGATAAAACGAACAGGTGAGATTGTACTCGCTATTATTGGTCTTATTTTTAGTGTACTCACACAAGCAGCTATTGCTATTATAGGTCTATTAATGACAAGTGGTTCCAAAGGAAAAGAAGGTTTAACGACTTACTACAATAATTACTACCAAACAATGACAGAATGGGAAATTCCAAAAAGTGATATTCCTGATCCTGACCGTGTGCTAAATTTTGTGCAAACATTATCTTGGACAACATTGACAGGTGGACTGATTACGCTTGCCTTAGGTGGATTTGGCATTTACTACATAATGAAAAATAAAAAGCCAGCCTTTGCGGGATATTTATTTTTAGCAGCAGGGATTGTGTCATTACTTTCTACAGCACTAATAACGTTTATTCCTGCGTTACTATTAATCGTCGCAGCAATTCTTTGTTTTGTTCGTAAACCTAAAAGCACTTTTTCAGGATTATAATTTGGAACGAGTTTGAATTTTTCAAGCTCGTTTTTGTTTTAGTTGTTATTTTTTAGGGAATAAAATAGTGGATTTCAAGAGGAGGTTGATAGTGTGAAAAATAAAGTAGGAATTATTGCCGGAGCCGTCGCTGGGGTCGCTGGAGTTGTAGCCTGTGCAGCAATTTATGTGGTGAAAAAGCAAATGCCGCCTACCCCTTTTGATGAGGTAAACGATATTCGAACACGGTATGCCGACAAAGAAATTTCAGAAACAGAGCTGGAAGAAAACAACATGATTTCAGAAGGTGGCGTTTCATCCATTCAGTATGAAGAAAAAGTAAAATAGTGTAAAAGCAGTTTGTGTCTTGTTTTATGCGAGAAACAAGCTGTTTTTTTGTGCGCGAAAAACTGCTTATTATAGTAGATATATGTTATCCTTTAGATAGACAATAGGACTCAAGTTGTAGGTGAATTTCCTTCTACAGCGGGTTATTCTACTTGATAGATAGCGTTATGATAGGTACAGTAATAAAAGAAAAATATATCAGCGACATTTGGAAGTTAGGAGGTAGACGTATGAGAGCAATATTCATTGGCATATTAATCGTTTTACTAATAGCGATGATACTTATCGTCTTATGGCCAGCAATCATGGCAACTATTGGCGCAGTACTAGGCTTTTGGTCACTAAAGAAATTACTTGAAGCAAGATCTGTAAGCGAAAAAGTTATTTATGGTGTTCTAATCGGCGTGGGTGCCTTAATAATTCTAGCTAACTTAAAAGGAATCTTGGTTGTCGCAATTATCGGAGCAATCATTTACTTCCTAACTAGAAATAAAAATAAACCAAGAAAAAATGATGACGTATTCGACTACCCATACAATAAATAATTGGAGGAGAAAAAAATGGCAAACCTATTTGAAAAAATGAAACAATGGAATAAAGAAGTTAGTGAAAAAATCGAGAAACGTGAAGAAAAACGTCGTAATTCGGTAAGTTATTATATGGATAAAACAAAACAAGAAATGAAAGACGCAGAACGCATGGTAGAAAAACAACGTGAACTAAAATCGCTTTTCTATAAAGAATATAAAGAAATGGAAGTTTATGTTGAAAAACGTCGCCGCCAAGCCGAAATTGCAAAAGAAGCTGGTGAAACAAAACTAGCTGAGTTCGCTTTAGAAGAAGTGGCTCAATACGAAGAACAACTAAACGCTACGAAAGCACACTATGACCAAGCGTCCGAACAACTAGATAAATTAGAACTACGCATGCACGAGATGCGCTTAAAATGGAAAAACCTTAAAACACAGCATTTAGCTGAAATGGCGGAAAAAAATGCGACAGAAACTTCCGAAAAAATGGATAAAG belongs to Listeria swaminathanii and includes:
- a CDS encoding alpha/beta hydrolase gives rise to the protein MKKVIIAIIVLAIIVAGFWIIFLQFEPTKKAAKEPTITANKATKKTENPVSEIAIPTLFVHGYSGTANSFGGMINRLADEGDVTKSLVMTVASDGTVSTEGTYDKFSNNPTIQVVFEDNKSSTENQTQWIQNVMKELKNNYHIEKVYAVGHSMGGVSLTSYIEKVGSDKAYPVLEKLVLIGSPLNGLVIGDDGVTAYDLTDKGPKQSSDRYSEFMKNKQNIPTHLRVLNIAGDTLNGTKSDGSVSVASALSGKFIFEGQAESYKEKIFTGKNAAHSKLHENTDVDAEVANFLWGIEKVD
- a CDS encoding DUF4064 domain-containing protein, with protein sequence MIKRTGEIVLAIIGLIFSVLTQAAIAIIGLLMTSGSKGKEGLTTYYNNYYQTMTEWEIPKSDIPDPDRVLNFVQTLSWTTLTGGLITLALGGFGIYYIMKNKKPAFAGYLFLAAGIVSLLSTALITFIPALLLIVAAILCFVRKPKSTFSGL
- a CDS encoding lmo0954 family membrane protein, producing MRAIFIGILIVLLIAMILIVLWPAIMATIGAVLGFWSLKKLLEARSVSEKVIYGVLIGVGALIILANLKGILVVAIIGAIIYFLTRNKNKPRKNDDVFDYPYNK
- a CDS encoding PspA/IM30 family protein; the protein is MANLFEKMKQWNKEVSEKIEKREEKRRNSVSYYMDKTKQEMKDAERMVEKQRELKSLFYKEYKEMEVYVEKRRRQAEIAKEAGETKLAEFALEEVAQYEEQLNATKAHYDQASEQLDKLELRMHEMRLKWKNLKTQHLAEMAEKNATETSEKMDKVIHDMSWGSVSDYHEAQKQRDLAEEAEKKADMNKELSQSFDDLMDELEKKTKKSKEIIKDKAQNFTTMVDEIIEREKQNFKKPEKASMEDQLNELEKEAAKEQPKEEKEVLIPELEKKEEDQDTEK
- a CDS encoding FadR/GntR family transcriptional regulator; this encodes MVEKIERKSLAEQVYDQIKAEITSGTWKIGERIPKEADLMAEFGISRNTLREAIRALAHIGLLETKQGDGTFVRNNSELNAIIQKRVRESSVQEILEIRHALDREAVILACERRTEEDLATLKKYSQCCNLAHESNDVEAFVKADSALHLTIVKAAHNKLLLDMYGNILEEIQFSITSTTEMNPEANQHNGHGLLVSAIEKRNKEQAASEVTEYITLFKRIAAKNGENK
- a CDS encoding CynX/NimT family MFS transporter; the encoded protein is MNSDLINKKILTRSSKVMLIIGIILIAANLRTPITSVGPLLGMIQSDLHLTNTMAGLLTTIPLLAFAGLSPFVSKLSRALGIEVLIFVALLTLVIGSLVRPFGGELNLFAGTFLIGLAIAVGNVILPSLIKKEFPFKLGLMTGIYSISMNLCAALAAGLTVPIAMNNRFSWHGSMGFWAMLAVLALVIWLPQLKYNQRSTEKIATHLATTSVWKSPLAWKISLFMGSQSAIYYISIAWLPNILADQGLSSTSSGLMLSLMQFAVMPITFIIPIIAGRMKNQQLLVGISVSLFLIGIFGIMFASGNVAILSTAIILYGIGSGMSFSLSMMFFNLRTTSATESADLSGMAQSIGYLFAASGPILFGTLHDTLGSWQPTMYVLIGITLIMLYCGLDAGRNKFLFTQKK
- a CDS encoding AI-2E family transporter encodes the protein MNWLEKLKENDTARRVLVFVLLGIVLYLLRSMIDLILLTFIFAFLVTRLENVILKRVRVPRKLIVIVLYSLVAVFLYISIVHFLPILIEQISQLVDSLVKMYNNPSDNTIVQWVVGFLKESNIQKYLQAGVDFIIASLSGIGSVGLSFFLALILSLFFSLEKERVTSFTGQFLTSKVGFIFKEAAFFGKKFVATFGVVLEAQLMIALVNTIITTIALYLMDFPQLLSLSIMVFVLGLIPVAGVIISCIPLVLIAYTVGGFQDVIYILITVVIVHAIETYILNPKLMSSKTNLPVFYTFIILIFSETFFGVWGLIVGIPVFVFLLDILEVRNADDLKKRTIFGRKKKVD
- a CDS encoding alpha/beta fold hydrolase; translation: MLKRVFFSIILPLGCLVGAIFILLTINTTYPKAANDSIPTIFIHGYRGTDRSLHGMIRRFDQKYDWGTESLTVNVSPDGDISTTGTYNKNEKNPLINIVFEDNRATLPQQSMWTKKVMSYLQQNYGIKKFNAVGHSMGGGAWVAYLASYEKNKSYPQVNKIVFLAVPFYPEEYVNGDQQVDIKNANNVHAKFAEKMAKVLPENTEIMIIGGNLEDGSNSDGEVKLDSVLYGEKLFAHQKVITHVIKGPQATHSSMHESTVVDKYVGQFLWGEK